One genomic window of Muntiacus reevesi chromosome 4, mMunRee1.1, whole genome shotgun sequence includes the following:
- the CCR9 gene encoding C-C chemokine receptor type 9 isoform X2, with the protein MEYDGNFTDYFCEKSHVRQFAGHFLPPLYWLVFIVGAVGNSLVILVYWYCTRVKTMTDMFLLNLAIADLLFLATLPFWAIAAADQWKFQTFMCKVVNSMYKMNFYSCVLLIMCISVDRYIAIAQAMRAQMWRRKRLLYSKMVCFTVWVMAAALCLPELLYSQVKEEHGIAICTMVYSSDESTKLKSAVLTLKVILGFFLPFVVMACCYTIIIHTLIQAKKSSKHKALKVTITVLTVFVLSQFPHNCVLLVQTIDAYAMFISSCALSIKIDICFQVTQTVAFFHSCLNPVLYVFVGERFRRDLVKTLKNLGCISQAQWVSFTRREGSLKLSSMLLETTSGALSF; encoded by the coding sequence ATGGAGTATGACGGCAACTTCACGGACTACTTCTGTGAGAAAAGCCACGTCAGGCAGTTTGCGGGCCACTTCCTCCCACCCCTGTACTGGCTCGTGTTCATCGTGGGGGCTGTGGGCAACAGCCTCGTCATCCTGGTCTACTGGTACTGCACGAGAGTGAAGACCATGACCGACATGTTCCTGCTCAACTTGGCCATCGCCGACCTTCTCTTTCTCGCCACCCTGCCCTTCTGGGCCATTGCCGCCGCTGACCAGTGGAAATTCCAGACCTTCATGTGCAAGGTGGTCAACAGCATGTACAAGATGAACTTCTACAGCTGTGTGCTGCTCATCATGTGCATCAGCGTGGACAGGTACATCGCCATCGCGCAGGCCATGAGAGCGCAGATGTGGAGGCGGAAAAGGCTCCTCTACAGCAAGATGGTCTGCTTCACCGTCTGGGTGATGGCGGCCGCGCTCTGCCTCCCCGAACTCCTGTACAGCCAAGTCAAGGAGGAGCACGGAATTGCTATCTGCACCATGGTCTACTCCAGCGACGAGAGTACCAAACTCAAGTCGGCTGTCTTGACCCTGAAGGTCATTCTGGGCTTCTTCCTCCCCTTTGTGGTCATGGCTTGCTGCTACACCATCATCATTCACACCCTGATCCAGGCCAAGAAGTCTTCCAAGCACAAGGCCCTGAAGGTGACCATCACTGTGCTCACCGTCTTCGTCCTGTCCCAGTTCCCCCACAACTGTGTTCTGCTGGTGCAGACCATCGACGCCTATGCCATGTTCATCTCCAGCTGCGCCCTCTCCATCAAAATTGACATCTGCTTCCAGGTCACTCAGACCGTGGCCTTTTTCCACAGTTGCCTGAACCCTGTTCTCTACGTTTTTGTGGGTGAGAGGTTCCGCCGGGATCTTGTGAAGACCCTGAAGAACCTGGGCTGCATCAGCCAGGCTCAGTGGGTTTCATTCACGAGGAGAGAGGGAAGCCTGAAGCTGTCATCTATGCTGCTGGAGACAACCTCGGGGGCTCTCTCCTTCTGA
- the CCR9 gene encoding C-C chemokine receptor type 9 isoform X1 — protein MVPTEATSLIPNLSDDYAYDGTPPMEYDGNFTDYFCEKSHVRQFAGHFLPPLYWLVFIVGAVGNSLVILVYWYCTRVKTMTDMFLLNLAIADLLFLATLPFWAIAAADQWKFQTFMCKVVNSMYKMNFYSCVLLIMCISVDRYIAIAQAMRAQMWRRKRLLYSKMVCFTVWVMAAALCLPELLYSQVKEEHGIAICTMVYSSDESTKLKSAVLTLKVILGFFLPFVVMACCYTIIIHTLIQAKKSSKHKALKVTITVLTVFVLSQFPHNCVLLVQTIDAYAMFISSCALSIKIDICFQVTQTVAFFHSCLNPVLYVFVGERFRRDLVKTLKNLGCISQAQWVSFTRREGSLKLSSMLLETTSGALSF, from the exons ATGGTCCCCACAGAAGCCACA AGCCTAATCCCTAACCTGTCAGATGACTACGCCTACGATGGCACGCCGCCCATGGAGTATGACGGCAACTTCACGGACTACTTCTGTGAGAAAAGCCACGTCAGGCAGTTTGCGGGCCACTTCCTCCCACCCCTGTACTGGCTCGTGTTCATCGTGGGGGCTGTGGGCAACAGCCTCGTCATCCTGGTCTACTGGTACTGCACGAGAGTGAAGACCATGACCGACATGTTCCTGCTCAACTTGGCCATCGCCGACCTTCTCTTTCTCGCCACCCTGCCCTTCTGGGCCATTGCCGCCGCTGACCAGTGGAAATTCCAGACCTTCATGTGCAAGGTGGTCAACAGCATGTACAAGATGAACTTCTACAGCTGTGTGCTGCTCATCATGTGCATCAGCGTGGACAGGTACATCGCCATCGCGCAGGCCATGAGAGCGCAGATGTGGAGGCGGAAAAGGCTCCTCTACAGCAAGATGGTCTGCTTCACCGTCTGGGTGATGGCGGCCGCGCTCTGCCTCCCCGAACTCCTGTACAGCCAAGTCAAGGAGGAGCACGGAATTGCTATCTGCACCATGGTCTACTCCAGCGACGAGAGTACCAAACTCAAGTCGGCTGTCTTGACCCTGAAGGTCATTCTGGGCTTCTTCCTCCCCTTTGTGGTCATGGCTTGCTGCTACACCATCATCATTCACACCCTGATCCAGGCCAAGAAGTCTTCCAAGCACAAGGCCCTGAAGGTGACCATCACTGTGCTCACCGTCTTCGTCCTGTCCCAGTTCCCCCACAACTGTGTTCTGCTGGTGCAGACCATCGACGCCTATGCCATGTTCATCTCCAGCTGCGCCCTCTCCATCAAAATTGACATCTGCTTCCAGGTCACTCAGACCGTGGCCTTTTTCCACAGTTGCCTGAACCCTGTTCTCTACGTTTTTGTGGGTGAGAGGTTCCGCCGGGATCTTGTGAAGACCCTGAAGAACCTGGGCTGCATCAGCCAGGCTCAGTGGGTTTCATTCACGAGGAGAGAGGGAAGCCTGAAGCTGTCATCTATGCTGCTGGAGACAACCTCGGGGGCTCTCTCCTTCTGA